A region of Aphanothece sacrum FPU1 DNA encodes the following proteins:
- a CDS encoding YggT family protein, with the protein MNIASIGSLALGLLLGLMTFLFIIRIVLTWYPQVELNRFPWRLIALPTEPLLIPVRQVIPPVGGVDISPIILVGICSLLREFLIGQQGLITMALSR; encoded by the coding sequence ATGAATATAGCTAGTATCGGTAGTTTGGCCTTAGGGTTATTATTAGGACTCATGACCTTTTTATTTATTATTCGTATTGTTTTAACTTGGTATCCTCAAGTTGAATTGAATCGTTTTCCTTGGAGGTTAATTGCGTTACCGACTGAACCTTTATTAATTCCTGTGCGTCAGGTTATTCCTCCTGTGGGTGGGGTAGATATTAGTCCTATTATTTTGGTCGGAATTTGTAGTTTATTGCGAGAATTTTTAATCGGACAACAAGGACTTATTACAATGGCTTTATCTCGCTAA